The Bacteroidia bacterium genome segment ACTACTTAAATAGGATAAGATCAACAGTCCCCCACTGATAGCACCGCAAATCTCATCGTAAGAGCCCATCCCCCTTCCTAGAGCTTCACTTAGTTTATACAAAAGGGACTCTTTAACACCAACGTAGGGGGCAAATACAGAGGCAACTGCCTGAGCACAATTGAAGCCCCTTAATTGGAGTTCTAGGGCTTTTAAATCTAAATCTTCATCCATTAGCAATCCTCATACTCTAATAAAGCACATAAAATGATATTTAGGCAAACAAAAGAGATTCTTTTTATTTGATTTAGGGGAAACTCACCCCCAAATTTAAAAATTGGGGGTGAATAAAGGTTTTAAAGTGTATCTTTAGTAATAAGTTTTAAAGGAATATTTATAAGAGATTCAATCTTCTCTCCCTTTAAGAATTTT includes the following:
- a CDS encoding C-GCAxxG-C-C family protein, which codes for MDEDLDLKALELQLRGFNCAQAVASVFAPYVGVKESLLYKLSEALGRGMGSYDEICGAISGGLLILSYLSSDYDKIGSSKEYTYTLAQSLITQFKNKNKSSICRDLKGLDNNIVLRSCEGCIIDAVNLTKS